The Myxosarcina sp. GI1 genome has a segment encoding these proteins:
- a CDS encoding HNH endonuclease has product MRCERANDCCEYCLVPEAFTFASHEIDHIIARKHGGKTKAENLALSCTNCNRHKGSDIASIDPEMNELTPLYHPRKHRWQKHFRIQDNQIIPLTSKGRVTVLLLQFNLQERIEERKLLIEADILKLSDT; this is encoded by the coding sequence GTGCGGTGCGAACGTGCTAATGATTGTTGTGAATATTGTTTAGTCCCTGAAGCTTTTACTTTTGCTTCCCACGAAATCGACCATATTATTGCTAGAAAACACGGAGGAAAAACTAAAGCAGAAAATTTAGCTCTCAGTTGCACAAATTGCAATCGACATAAAGGCAGTGATATAGCTTCTATCGATCCAGAAATGAATGAACTTACTCCTTTATACCATCCTCGCAAACATAGGTGGCAAAAGCATTTTAGGATACAAGATAATCAAATTATTCCTTTGACTTCCAAAGGTAGAGTAACAGTTCTTTTGCTACAGTTTAATCTTCAAGAAAGAATTGAAGAACGGAAGTTATTGATAGAAGCGGATATTTTGAAATTATCAGATACATAA
- a CDS encoding B12-binding domain-containing radical SAM protein, producing the protein MRVLLLYPRFPQSFWSFDKTISLVKCKSLMPPLGLITVAAILPQDWEFKLVDCNVRQVTESEWDWAELVLLSGMIVQSDDFLSLITAAKSRNKLVAVGGPYATTSPNEPLDAGADFLILDEGEITLPQFVEAIQNGSTSGIFRATEKPAVTETPIPRYDLLNFADYDNMSIQFSRGCPFQCEFCDIIVLYGRKPRTKTPQQLIKELECLYDLGWRGAVFMVDDNFIGNKRNVKLLLKELKGWVAEKNYPFGFTTEASVDLAQDEELMELMIECGFNKVFLGIETPDEDSLTLTQKFQNTRDPLTESIDKITKAGLMVMAGFIIGFDGEKSGAGDRIVRFVEQTEIPLAMFSMLQALPKTALWDRLEKEGRLLNADKSANINQTSLMNFVPTRDIEDIAREYVDAFWQLYDPAAYLDRVFRYFMKLGKAKKAQSSRTLWISIRALSIILWRQGVLPETRWLFWRNLARVIRHKPDQLSRYITLCAYLEHFTEYRSIVREQIETQLAEYLANKPVEPPVSQVV; encoded by the coding sequence ATGCGAGTTTTATTACTCTATCCTCGGTTTCCCCAAAGCTTCTGGTCTTTCGATAAAACGATCTCTCTAGTAAAGTGCAAGTCTCTAATGCCTCCTTTAGGCTTGATTACCGTAGCGGCTATTTTGCCCCAAGATTGGGAATTTAAGCTAGTCGATTGCAACGTGCGTCAAGTTACAGAATCGGAATGGGATTGGGCAGAACTCGTACTACTGTCGGGTATGATCGTCCAAAGTGATGACTTTTTGAGTTTAATTACAGCAGCCAAAAGCAGAAATAAATTGGTGGCTGTAGGTGGTCCTTATGCTACTACTTCTCCTAACGAACCCCTCGATGCAGGGGCAGACTTTTTAATTCTCGATGAAGGAGAAATTACTCTACCCCAATTCGTCGAAGCTATACAAAACGGTAGCACTAGCGGCATTTTTAGAGCTACAGAAAAACCAGCCGTTACCGAAACTCCTATTCCTCGCTACGACTTATTGAATTTTGCTGACTATGACAATATGTCGATTCAGTTTTCTCGCGGTTGTCCTTTTCAGTGTGAATTTTGCGATATCATCGTTCTTTACGGACGCAAACCTCGAACTAAAACGCCGCAGCAACTGATTAAAGAACTAGAATGCTTATACGATTTGGGCTGGCGCGGCGCAGTCTTTATGGTGGACGATAACTTTATCGGCAACAAGCGCAACGTCAAGCTGCTATTAAAAGAATTAAAAGGCTGGGTAGCAGAGAAGAATTATCCTTTTGGTTTTACTACTGAAGCTTCCGTAGATCTGGCTCAAGATGAAGAATTGATGGAATTAATGATCGAGTGTGGTTTTAATAAGGTTTTTCTGGGTATAGAAACACCTGATGAAGACAGCCTGACTCTAACCCAGAAATTTCAAAACACTCGCGATCCTCTAACTGAATCGATCGATAAAATCACCAAAGCGGGATTGATGGTTATGGCAGGCTTTATTATTGGTTTTGACGGCGAAAAATCTGGTGCGGGCGATCGCATCGTGCGCTTTGTCGAACAAACCGAAATTCCTTTGGCAATGTTTAGTATGCTGCAAGCTTTACCGAAAACTGCTCTATGGGACAGATTAGAAAAAGAAGGAAGATTGCTCAATGCAGACAAAAGTGCCAACATCAACCAGACTAGCTTGATGAATTTTGTCCCTACTAGAGATATTGAAGATATTGCTCGCGAATACGTCGATGCGTTTTGGCAACTATACGATCCTGCTGCTTATTTAGATCGCGTCTTTCGCTATTTTATGAAATTAGGTAAAGCTAAAAAAGCTCAGTCATCTCGTACTTTGTGGATTAGCATCCGCGCTTTATCAATCATTCTTTGGCGACAAGGAGTATTACCCGAAACTCGTTGGCTATTTTGGCGTAACTTAGCACGGGTAATTCGACACAAACCAGACCAACTCAGCCGCTATATAACCCTTTGTGCCTATCTCGAACACTTTACCGAATATCGCTCGATCGTCCGCGAACAAATTGAAACGCAATTAGCAGAATATTTGGCAAATAAGCCAGTAGAACCGCCTGTTTCTCAGGTAGTTTAA
- the eno gene encoding phosphopyruvate hydratase, which produces MLNQTEAAIEAIAAREILDSRGRPTVEAEVRLESGTVGLAQVPSGASTGSFEAHELRDDDRHRYNGKGVLTAVRNIKEKITPELLEMDALDQATIDRIMLDRDGSPNKKNLGANAILAVSLATAKAAAEELELPLYRYLGGPLSNVLPVPMMNVINGGSHADNNVDFQEFMIMPVGADSFKEALRWGAEIFASLSKVLKDKNLLSGVGDEGGYAPNLGSNQEALDLLMVAIEKAGYMPGQQVALAMDVAASEFYQDGQYHYDGAAHAPEEFISYLDKLVGDYPIVSIEDGLHEEDWSSWKTLTEKLGKRIQLVGDDLFVTNPTRLKKGIELGVGNAILIKLNQIGTLSETLETIDLATRSGYRSVISHRSGETEDTTIADLAVATRAGQIKTGSLCRSERVAKYNRLLRIEEELGKSAIFASKIGLCPQCK; this is translated from the coding sequence ATGTTAAATCAAACAGAAGCAGCTATTGAAGCGATCGCCGCTAGAGAAATCTTAGATTCTCGCGGTCGTCCCACAGTTGAAGCCGAAGTACGCTTGGAAAGCGGTACGGTAGGATTGGCGCAAGTGCCTAGCGGTGCTTCTACTGGTAGTTTTGAAGCGCACGAACTACGAGATGACGACCGACATCGCTACAACGGCAAAGGGGTATTGACAGCAGTTCGCAACATCAAAGAAAAAATCACCCCCGAACTGTTAGAAATGGATGCTTTAGATCAAGCAACCATCGACCGCATCATGCTCGATCGCGACGGTTCGCCCAACAAGAAGAATTTGGGTGCCAACGCAATTTTGGCAGTTTCTCTGGCAACGGCAAAAGCGGCAGCAGAAGAACTAGAATTGCCTCTATATCGCTACTTAGGAGGACCGCTATCTAACGTTTTGCCAGTACCGATGATGAACGTGATCAATGGTGGTTCTCATGCGGATAATAACGTCGATTTTCAAGAATTTATGATTATGCCCGTAGGTGCGGACTCTTTTAAAGAAGCTTTACGTTGGGGTGCAGAAATTTTTGCCTCTTTAAGTAAAGTTTTAAAAGACAAAAATCTGCTGTCTGGGGTAGGAGATGAAGGAGGTTACGCGCCTAACCTGGGTTCTAACCAGGAAGCTTTAGATCTGTTAATGGTAGCGATTGAAAAGGCGGGATATATGCCAGGACAGCAAGTAGCACTGGCAATGGACGTAGCTGCCAGTGAATTCTATCAAGACGGACAATATCACTATGACGGCGCGGCTCATGCACCAGAAGAGTTTATTAGTTATCTCGATAAGCTAGTTGGCGATTATCCTATTGTTTCGATTGAAGACGGACTCCATGAAGAAGACTGGAGTAGCTGGAAAACCCTCACAGAAAAGCTAGGCAAGCGCATTCAGTTAGTAGGAGACGATTTGTTTGTCACCAATCCCACTCGCCTGAAAAAAGGCATCGAACTAGGGGTAGGAAATGCCATTTTAATTAAGCTCAATCAGATTGGAACCCTGAGCGAAACTTTAGAAACTATCGATCTGGCAACTCGGAGCGGCTATCGTTCCGTTATCAGTCACCGTTCGGGAGAAACCGAAGACACTACCATTGCCGATCTGGCTGTAGCCACTCGTGCGGGACAAATTAAAACAGGTTCGCTTTGTCGGAGCGAACGAGTAGCCAAATACAATCGCTTGCTTAGAATCGAAGAAGAATTAGGCAAAAGTGCCATTTTTGCCAGCAAAATTGGTCTTTGTCCGCAGTGTAAATAA
- a CDS encoding BMP family ABC transporter substrate-binding protein has protein sequence MNKKGFKLSRRQIIRGALATTAFGLTSKFGTGCSDRTASNETASESDPIIVGFIYVGPKDDFGYNQSHAEGAAAVAKLPGFKIVEQANVPETQAVQETMREMIEIDGATILFPTSFGYFDPHILEIAEEFPDVQFFHAGGLYQEGMPANVGSYFGYIDEGQYVAGIVAAHNTKTGKLGFVAAKPIPQVLRNINGFTLGAKSIKPDITTQVVFTGDWAAPVKEAEAVNSMVNQGADVITCHVDSPKVVMETAAKRGVYCSGYHTDQSALAPEAYLTGAEWDWESIYTQYANWVKEGKTLMNGEIPHIVRGGYEEKFWKLSPYGPAVSEQTQSDAEAVKDKFADASMVIYTGELKNNQGDTILAEGETYKQSAIELEKTDWLVEGVQGSV, from the coding sequence ATGAATAAAAAAGGTTTTAAACTATCCCGCCGTCAAATCATTAGAGGTGCCTTGGCAACTACAGCCTTTGGCTTAACCTCAAAATTTGGCACTGGATGTAGCGATCGTACCGCATCAAATGAAACCGCTTCTGAATCAGATCCTATTATTGTCGGCTTTATTTATGTCGGTCCTAAAGATGATTTTGGCTACAATCAATCTCATGCTGAAGGTGCAGCAGCAGTTGCCAAACTGCCTGGGTTTAAAATCGTCGAACAGGCTAACGTTCCAGAAACTCAAGCCGTACAAGAGACGATGCGAGAAATGATCGAGATCGACGGGGCGACGATATTGTTTCCTACTTCATTTGGCTATTTCGATCCTCACATTCTGGAAATAGCAGAGGAATTTCCCGACGTGCAGTTTTTTCATGCTGGAGGACTCTATCAAGAGGGAATGCCAGCCAATGTTGGGAGTTACTTTGGCTACATAGACGAAGGACAGTACGTTGCAGGAATTGTTGCCGCACACAACACCAAAACAGGAAAATTGGGTTTTGTAGCTGCCAAACCAATTCCCCAAGTGTTACGCAACATCAATGGTTTTACGTTAGGAGCAAAAAGTATCAAACCCGACATCACTACTCAAGTGGTGTTTACGGGAGACTGGGCGGCACCTGTAAAAGAAGCAGAAGCGGTCAACAGTATGGTCAATCAGGGAGCCGATGTAATTACCTGCCATGTCGATAGTCCCAAAGTGGTCATGGAAACCGCAGCCAAACGTGGTGTCTACTGTTCGGGATACCATACGGATCAGTCGGCATTAGCTCCCGAAGCCTATCTTACTGGAGCCGAGTGGGATTGGGAAAGTATTTATACGCAATATGCCAACTGGGTCAAAGAAGGCAAAACTTTAATGAACGGCGAGATCCCTCACATCGTTCGCGGCGGCTATGAAGAAAAATTTTGGAAACTATCTCCCTATGGACCTGCTGTAAGCGAACAAACCCAATCCGATGCCGAAGCGGTAAAAGATAAATTTGCTGATGCCTCGATGGTAATTTATACGGGCGAACTTAAAAATAATCAGGGAGACACTATTCTGGCTGAAGGCGAAACTTATAAACAGTCCGCGATCGAGCTAGAAAAAACAGATTGGCTGGTAGAAGGAGTACAGGGTAGCGTTTGA
- a CDS encoding GNAT family N-acetyltransferase produces MFFREIDRELKLSLSIPQYAEELFELTNKNRDFLKQWLPWLDNVREISDTKEFIESQLLRFQKAEALHITIFYRERISGVLGYNQIERVNNIGHIGYWLGQEYNGKGIMTKSVRELIEIGHKYYSLHRFDIRCAVENSRSRAIPERLGFKNEGTIRQAEKVYDNYFDHVVYGLLKSNSLYND; encoded by the coding sequence ATGTTTTTTAGAGAAATAGATCGCGAGCTTAAGTTGAGTTTGTCTATACCACAGTATGCTGAAGAACTGTTTGAACTTACAAACAAAAACAGAGATTTTCTCAAACAATGGCTTCCTTGGTTAGATAATGTTCGAGAAATATCGGATACTAAAGAATTTATCGAATCACAGCTACTTAGATTTCAAAAAGCAGAAGCATTACACATTACTATTTTCTATCGAGAGCGAATTTCGGGAGTATTGGGCTATAACCAGATCGAGCGCGTTAATAATATTGGACATATAGGTTATTGGTTAGGACAGGAATATAACGGTAAAGGAATTATGACTAAAAGTGTAAGAGAGTTAATTGAAATTGGTCATAAATATTATTCGCTTCATCGCTTTGATATTCGATGTGCAGTTGAAAATAGTCGTAGTCGCGCTATTCCCGAACGTCTAGGTTTCAAAAATGAAGGAACTATTCGTCAGGCTGAAAAAGTGTACGATAATTATTTCGACCATGTTGTTTATGGGTTATTAAAAAGTAATAGCTTGTATAATGATTGA
- a CDS encoding ABC transporter permease has translation MTGRYNWRKTLEAICIPVGAVLVALIIFGIFCGIVGANPLSVYGSIYKAAFDGWSAWQRTLIQASPLMLTALCTVLPARLGLVIIGNEGALVIGGLGAVIVGLSLGESLPPLLVQIGMALGGIVFGGVWIALAGALRHYRGVNETISSLLLNYIAIALLNHLVGGPMRDPSSLNKPSTFPIAEINRLGDIPGTRIHYGLLYGLIACIISYILIQRTTFGFAARTAGGNVRAAQIAGLPVGKLTIIICFLAGSCAGLAGMVEVAAVHGVANESLNVGYGYGGILVAFVARQNPLAAALVATLLGGILASGGILQRSHNLPDATVLVFQGLVFLMVLYGDSLYGRFAFFQERETLSSKGNSQIAPT, from the coding sequence ATGACTGGTCGATATAACTGGCGTAAAACTCTAGAAGCAATTTGTATTCCCGTAGGTGCAGTCTTGGTGGCACTGATTATCTTTGGGATCTTTTGTGGGATAGTGGGAGCAAATCCTCTGAGCGTATATGGCTCGATTTACAAGGCAGCTTTTGATGGTTGGAGTGCGTGGCAGAGGACTTTAATTCAGGCTTCACCTTTGATGCTGACTGCTTTATGTACTGTCCTGCCAGCCCGTTTGGGTTTGGTAATTATTGGTAATGAAGGGGCATTAGTCATAGGGGGGTTGGGTGCAGTTATCGTCGGGCTTTCTTTGGGTGAATCTTTACCCCCCTTGTTAGTTCAAATCGGTATGGCACTTGGAGGAATAGTGTTTGGGGGGGTGTGGATTGCCTTAGCAGGAGCCTTGCGCCATTATCGGGGGGTAAATGAAACCATTAGCAGTTTGTTATTAAACTATATCGCGATCGCTCTACTCAATCATCTAGTCGGAGGTCCCATGCGCGATCCCAGTTCCCTTAATAAACCTTCAACTTTTCCCATTGCCGAAATCAACCGCCTGGGAGATATCCCTGGAACTCGCATTCACTATGGCTTACTCTATGGGCTAATTGCCTGTATTATTTCCTATATTTTGATTCAGCGTACTACCTTTGGTTTTGCTGCCCGTACTGCTGGTGGAAATGTTCGCGCCGCACAGATAGCAGGACTTCCAGTGGGTAAATTGACTATTATCATCTGTTTTCTGGCAGGTTCTTGTGCTGGTTTGGCAGGTATGGTAGAAGTAGCAGCAGTTCATGGAGTTGCCAATGAATCTCTCAATGTCGGCTATGGCTATGGAGGAATTCTGGTGGCTTTTGTAGCTCGCCAAAATCCTTTAGCGGCGGCATTAGTGGCAACTTTGCTAGGCGGTATTTTAGCTAGTGGCGGCATTCTCCAGCGATCGCATAATTTGCCTGATGCTACAGTTTTAGTTTTTCAGGGCTTGGTTTTCTTGATGGTACTGTATGGCGATTCACTTTATGGACGTTTTGCTTTCTTTCAAGAGCGAGAAACACTTTCTAGTAAGGGCAATTCGCAAATTGCCCCTACCTAA
- the gap gene encoding type I glyceraldehyde-3-phosphate dehydrogenase: MATVKVAINGFGRIGRLVFRVGLNNPNIEFVCINDLVAPKAIAYLLKYDSTHGRFAGKVEATEDSIIVDDKQIPCVSVKNPEELPWQKYGVDYVIESTGIFTNYEGASKHLTAGAKRVVISAPTKDPDRVKTLLVGVNHDRFDPSQDRIVSNASCTTNCLAPIAKVINDNFGLVEGLMTTVHAMTATQPTVDGPSKKDLRAGRSATQNIIPASTGAAKAVTLVLPELEGKLTGMALRVPTPDVSVVDLTFRTEKATSYEEICAAMKQAATGEMKGVLGYTEDPVVSTDFTGDPHSSIFDAGAGMELNANFFKVVAWYDNEWGYSNRAIDLVLAMAAKESQVPATV, translated from the coding sequence ATGGCAACTGTCAAAGTAGCTATCAACGGTTTTGGACGTATTGGCAGACTTGTATTTCGCGTCGGTTTAAATAACCCCAATATTGAATTTGTCTGCATTAACGATCTTGTAGCCCCTAAAGCGATCGCCTATTTACTAAAATACGATTCTACACACGGACGCTTTGCTGGCAAGGTAGAAGCTACAGAAGATAGCATTATAGTTGACGACAAACAAATTCCCTGTGTTTCGGTAAAAAATCCCGAAGAATTACCCTGGCAAAAATATGGCGTAGATTATGTTATCGAATCTACAGGCATTTTTACTAATTACGAAGGTGCGAGCAAACATCTCACCGCAGGAGCTAAAAGAGTAGTCATTTCTGCACCAACTAAAGATCCCGATCGAGTAAAAACCCTGTTGGTAGGAGTCAATCACGACCGCTTCGATCCCAGCCAAGATCGCATAGTTTCTAATGCTAGCTGTACGACAAACTGTTTGGCACCCATTGCCAAAGTCATTAACGATAATTTTGGTTTGGTAGAAGGCTTAATGACTACCGTACACGCTATGACCGCTACCCAACCGACTGTAGACGGACCGAGTAAAAAAGATTTACGCGCTGGACGCAGCGCGACCCAAAATATCATTCCTGCTTCTACGGGAGCCGCTAAAGCCGTTACATTGGTGTTGCCAGAACTTGAAGGTAAATTAACGGGAATGGCTCTGCGCGTACCTACACCCGATGTTTCCGTAGTCGATCTGACCTTTCGTACCGAAAAAGCCACCAGCTATGAAGAAATATGCGCCGCAATGAAGCAAGCTGCTACAGGGGAAATGAAAGGAGTTTTAGGTTATACAGAAGATCCCGTAGTTTCTACTGATTTTACAGGCGATCCCCACTCCAGTATTTTTGATGCTGGTGCGGGAATGGAATTAAATGCTAACTTTTTTAAAGTAGTAGCCTGGTATGACAATGAATGGGGTTATTCCAATCGAGCGATCGATTTAGTTTTGGCGATGGCAGCTAAAGAATCTCAAGTGCCAGCAACCGTATAA
- a CDS encoding glycogen/starch/alpha-glucan phosphorylase: MDIKVLQQTPEEKSVENNSQITNSGIESNVQIEDDRTGMGLETLKRAFADNLFYLQGKDESNATLKDYYQALAYTVRDRLLHRFIKTGRTYYEEDVKVVSYLSAEFLMGRHLANNMVSLGIYDKMRQVVAESGLDIQDLIEQEPDPGLGNGGLGRLAACFLDSLANLEMPAIGYGIRYEFGIFHQALKDGWQAEVPDNWLMYRNPWEIIRPEDSVIVKLGGHTEEYRDAEGNFRVSWICDRQVKAVPYDTPVPGYQTNTVNALRLWKAEASEVFNFEAFNAGNYDRAVAEKMSSETISKVLYPNDNTPQGKELRLAQQYFFVSASLQDLIRIHLHTHPTLNNFHERAAIQLNDTHPAVAVAELMRLFVDIHGMYWDTAWDITQKTLAYTNHTLLPEALERWSVSLFGKMLPRHLEIIYEINHRFLEDVRTWFPDDDELAAELSIIEEGNEKKVRMAHLACVGSHAINGVAALHTKLLKQDTLKAFAKLWPEKFYNKTNGVTPRRWILLSNPELAKLVTEKTGNTSWLKHLNEMRAIEKFVDDPEFCQRWRKIKRQNKSELAKYIKKTRNINVSVDSIFDVQVKRIHEYKRQHLMALYIVALYNRIKENPSVDIVPRTFIFGGKAAPGYFMAKLIIKLINAVGEVVNKDPDVRNRLKVVFLPNFNVSLGQRIYPAADLSEQISTAGKEASGTGNMKFAMNGALTIGTLDGANIEIREEAGAENFFLFGLTAEEVYQNRTQGYKPIKYYQSNRELKAVIDRIAKGDFSHGDTELFKPIVNYLLYEDTYMLMADFQSYSECQEEVSQTYKDVDKWTRMSILNSARMGKFSSDRSIQEYCDEIWDIDPVQISLEAYDQKDAALNAG, from the coding sequence ATGGACATCAAAGTTTTACAACAGACACCAGAAGAAAAATCTGTAGAAAATAATAGTCAGATAACAAACTCTGGTATTGAAAGCAACGTTCAAATTGAAGACGATCGCACGGGAATGGGACTGGAAACTCTCAAACGAGCTTTCGCCGATAACCTGTTTTATCTTCAAGGCAAAGACGAATCTAATGCTACTTTAAAAGATTACTATCAGGCACTAGCATATACAGTTCGCGATCGCCTGCTGCATCGCTTTATCAAAACGGGTCGTACCTATTACGAAGAAGACGTCAAAGTAGTCAGTTACCTTTCAGCCGAATTTCTAATGGGTCGCCACCTGGCAAACAATATGGTTAGCCTGGGAATCTATGACAAAATGCGTCAGGTAGTTGCCGAGTCTGGTTTGGATATTCAAGACTTAATCGAACAAGAACCAGATCCTGGTTTGGGCAATGGCGGTTTGGGCAGACTTGCCGCCTGTTTTCTCGACTCTCTAGCCAACTTAGAAATGCCCGCAATTGGTTACGGGATTCGCTATGAATTTGGTATTTTCCATCAGGCTTTAAAAGATGGTTGGCAAGCTGAGGTTCCCGACAACTGGCTGATGTATCGCAATCCCTGGGAAATAATTCGTCCCGAAGATTCGGTTATAGTTAAGTTGGGCGGACACACCGAAGAATATCGCGATGCCGAAGGTAATTTTCGCGTTAGCTGGATTTGCGATCGCCAGGTAAAAGCCGTACCTTACGACACTCCCGTACCTGGATATCAAACCAATACCGTAAACGCCTTGCGATTATGGAAAGCCGAAGCTAGTGAAGTATTTAACTTTGAAGCGTTTAATGCTGGTAATTACGATCGCGCTGTCGCCGAAAAAATGAGTTCGGAGACAATTTCTAAAGTTCTCTATCCCAACGACAATACCCCTCAAGGTAAAGAACTACGTCTGGCTCAACAATATTTCTTTGTATCTGCATCCTTACAGGATTTAATTCGCATCCATCTGCATACTCACCCCACCTTAAACAACTTCCACGAACGCGCAGCCATTCAGCTTAACGATACTCACCCCGCAGTAGCCGTAGCAGAACTAATGCGACTATTTGTAGACATACACGGTATGTATTGGGACACAGCCTGGGATATTACCCAAAAAACCCTGGCATACACCAACCATACCTTGCTCCCAGAAGCTTTAGAAAGATGGTCGGTAAGTTTGTTTGGTAAAATGCTGCCCAGACATTTGGAAATTATTTACGAAATCAATCACCGCTTTCTAGAAGACGTTCGCACCTGGTTTCCCGACGATGATGAATTAGCTGCCGAACTTTCTATTATTGAAGAAGGAAACGAGAAAAAGGTTAGAATGGCACATTTAGCCTGCGTTGGCAGCCATGCCATCAATGGGGTAGCAGCACTGCATACCAAACTTCTCAAGCAAGATACTCTTAAAGCCTTTGCCAAACTCTGGCCCGAAAAATTCTACAACAAAACCAATGGCGTTACACCCCGTCGCTGGATTTTGTTAAGCAACCCCGAACTGGCAAAACTAGTTACCGAAAAAACGGGAAATACTAGCTGGTTAAAGCATTTAAACGAAATGCGGGCGATCGAAAAATTTGTTGACGATCCCGAATTTTGCCAGCGTTGGCGCAAAATTAAACGACAAAACAAAAGCGAACTGGCTAAATACATTAAAAAGACTCGTAATATTAATGTAAGCGTAGATTCGATCTTTGACGTTCAGGTAAAGCGCATTCATGAATACAAACGCCAACACTTGATGGCACTGTATATTGTCGCTCTTTACAACCGCATCAAAGAAAATCCCAGTGTCGATATCGTGCCGCGTACTTTTATTTTTGGTGGTAAGGCTGCACCTGGTTACTTTATGGCTAAGTTAATTATCAAACTGATTAACGCCGTCGGTGAAGTAGTCAACAAAGATCCCGATGTGAGAAATCGCCTTAAAGTTGTCTTTTTACCAAACTTTAACGTATCTTTGGGTCAAAGAATCTATCCTGCTGCGGACTTGTCCGAACAGATTTCTACCGCAGGGAAGGAAGCTTCTGGTACTGGTAATATGAAATTTGCCATGAACGGCGCATTGACTATCGGTACTTTAGATGGGGCAAATATCGAAATTCGCGAAGAAGCAGGGGCAGAAAACTTCTTTTTATTCGGTCTGACGGCTGAAGAAGTCTATCAAAATAGAACTCAAGGCTACAAACCGATTAAGTATTACCAAAGCAATCGCGAACTTAAAGCAGTAATCGATCGCATTGCCAAAGGCGATTTTAGTCATGGCGACACCGAACTGTTCAAACCAATTGTGAACTACTTGCTGTATGAAGATACCTATATGCTAATGGCAGACTTCCAGTCATATAGTGAATGCCAGGAAGAAGTTTCACAAACCTATAAAGACGTAGATAAATGGACGCGGATGTCAATTCTCAATTCCGCGCGTATGGGCAAATTTTCTAGCGATCGCAGCATTCAAGAATACTGCGATGAAATTTGGGATATCGACCCCGTACAAATTTCCTTAGAAGCTTACGATCAGAAAGATGCGGCATTAAACGCTGGCTAA
- a CDS encoding ABC transporter permease translates to MATGALGWWGVPLGIIAGTFRGSVPFLFVSLGECLTEKSGKINLGLEGTLLTGAMSSYAISYLTGLPWLGVLAAGLAGMALGVIHGWLAQQPRVNDVAVGIAMIIFGSGVAFFLGKPFIKPAAPQLSTIDLGNWSSIPQIRAALEISPLFILGIAIAFLMQWFLKATRWGLYIRAVGDNPDAARAMGISVFKVRMLSITIGSFLAGIGGASLSLYYPGVWTERISSGQGLIAVALVIFARWNPIQCLYAALLFGGAQSLGPALQSVGIDWGYYLFNAVPYVLTLAIMIITCSPKRRLTGAPGALGTDK, encoded by the coding sequence ATGGCAACAGGAGCATTAGGTTGGTGGGGCGTACCGTTAGGCATTATTGCAGGCACATTTAGGGGTAGCGTACCCTTTTTATTTGTCAGCTTGGGAGAATGCCTTACCGAAAAAAGCGGCAAAATTAATTTGGGACTAGAAGGAACTCTCTTAACAGGGGCAATGAGTTCCTATGCTATTTCTTATCTCACGGGTTTGCCTTGGCTGGGAGTATTAGCAGCAGGACTGGCGGGAATGGCTTTGGGTGTAATTCACGGTTGGCTTGCCCAACAACCGCGAGTTAATGATGTTGCTGTCGGCATCGCCATGATTATCTTTGGTAGTGGAGTGGCTTTTTTTTTGGGCAAACCTTTTATCAAACCTGCCGCCCCTCAACTTTCAACTATTGACTTAGGCAATTGGAGTAGTATTCCTCAAATTAGAGCAGCACTAGAAATTAGTCCTTTATTTATTTTAGGCATTGCGATCGCTTTTCTGATGCAGTGGTTTTTAAAAGCTACTCGTTGGGGACTATACATTCGTGCGGTAGGAGATAATCCCGATGCTGCTAGAGCGATGGGAATTTCAGTGTTTAAAGTTAGAATGCTGAGTATTACTATCGGCAGTTTTTTGGCGGGAATTGGCGGTGCTTCCCTGTCACTTTACTATCCTGGAGTCTGGACGGAGAGAATTTCTAGCGGACAAGGGTTAATAGCAGTAGCCTTAGTAATCTTCGCTCGCTGGAATCCCATTCAGTGTCTCTATGCCGCGCTCTTATTTGGCGGCGCGCAATCTCTAGGACCTGCCCTACAATCGGTAGGTATCGATTGGGGCTACTATCTCTTTAACGCGGTTCCCTATGTCTTAACCTTGGCAATTATGATTATTACCTGCTCTCCCAAACGTAGGTTAACAGGCGCACCAGGGGCATTAGGAACGGATAAATAA